One segment of Cutaneotrichosporon cavernicola HIS019 DNA, chromosome: 4 DNA contains the following:
- a CDS encoding uncharacterized protein (Gamma-glutamyl cyclotransferase, AIG2-like), with amino-acid sequence MSRASDDVIHATPKRQLGSKPALNTDIQIEMPPSNHNQTFQLPAILARVLGRPIDDLSFQDAVLQGYTRHNVRGEDYPAIINEKALHALIGNDINQLSKDDLSTRGTVIAGLKPKDIQLLDVFEGDEYWRISAKMTTFGTKHTQDQVSLDREESATGSTVAQVYVWSAPVLRLEPKIWSFAEFVRDKAEAWATLNDHEFTAVEASRTLAVDEHGLVGKTVQGFPDFGHGMKKHWGFDPKYTNLNHGSYGTPPLVVFEAKEKLARKMDLAIDRYMRRELEPTIEEIRKQLAPMINATAEEVVLVPNTTHGVNTISVNIDWKDGDVIVVYATTYNAVSQTVKCICDRNPGVKLEIILVDLPCYHSEIIENTEAVFAKYNKPTGKTRGGSEPAVATGVNDKERVRLVVVDSIASMPGIEYPWERITQLCHNYGVLSLVDAAHSFGQHHVDVQKSDPDFFISNCHKWLMTFRGGAIMYVAKRNQCLVRSSFPTGHYYESERYPTTGYDHPWVFAKQYSWNGTTDFTSYLTIPEAINFRQDIGGEDRIIAYNHSLAVAGGKRLAKRWGTRFMDNDKGELTACMSNVELPNFPIAKDGNDAVKMNRFIENALLFDYNAYAAPFYYNNAWWARFSAQVWLELEDFDYLADCFEKIGKRLDAGEHLLPFDTNRE; translated from the exons ATGTCTCGCGCGAG cgacgacgtgaTCCACGCAACTCCCAAGAGACAACTTGGCTCCAAACCCGCCCTGAATACAGATATACAGAT CGAGATGCCGCCCTCAAACCACAACCAGACCTTCCAGC TGCCCGCCATCCTTGCGCGGGTGCTTGGACGCCCGATCGACGACCTGTCGTTCCAGGACGCGGTCCTGCAAGGATACACGCGGCACAACGTCCGCGGGGAGGACTATCCCGCAATCATCAATGAGAAGGCACTGCACGCACTTATCGGCAATGATATCAA TCAGCTGAGCAAGGACGACCTTAGCACGCGCGGGACGGTCATCGCCGGActcaagcccaaggacATACAGCTGCTCGATGTCTTTGAGGGAGAT GAGTACTGGCGCATCTCTGCCAAGATGACAACCTTCGGTACCAAGCACACCCAGGACCAAGTGTCTCTCGATCGGGAGGAGTCGGCGACAGGCTCGACCGTCGCCCAAGTCTACGTCTGGAGCGCCCCGGTACTCCGCCTCGAGCCCAAGATCTGGAGCTTTGCTGAGTTTGTGCGCGACAAAGCGGAGGCGTGGGCGACTCTCAACGACCACGAGTTCACTGCGGTTGAGGCGTCGCGTACCTTGGCAGTCGACGAGCATGGCCTTGTGGGCAAGACTGTCCAGGGATTCCCGGACTTTGGCCACGGCATGAAGAAGCACTGGGGTTTTGATCCCAAGT atACCAACCTCAACCACGGCTCTTATGGCACTCCTCCACTTGTCGTCTTCGAGGCTAAGGAGAAACTCGCGCGCAAGATGGACCTCGCTATCGACCGCTACATGCGCCGCGAGTTGGAGCCAACGATTGAAGAGATCAGAAAGCAGCTGGCGCCGATGATTAACGCGACAGCAGAGgaagtcgtcctcgtccccaACACCACGCATGGTGTCAACACTATCTCGGTCAACATTGACTGGAAGGATGGTGACGTGATCGTCGTGT ACGCCACGACATATAACGCCGTGTCCCAGACCGTGAAGTGTATCTGTGACCGCAACCCcggcgtcaagctcgagatcATTCTGGTTGACTTGCCGTGCTACCACTCCGAGATCATCGAAAACACAGAGGCCGTATTTGCAAAGTATAACAAGCCTACTGGTAAGACCCGCGGCGGAAGCGAGCCAGCCGTCGCGACTGGTGTGAATGACAAGGAGCgcgtgcgcctcgtcgtcgtcgactcgATCGCGTCCATGCCGGGGATCGAGTACCCGTGGGAGAGAATCACGCAATTGTGCCACAATTACGGCGTTCTCTCGCTTGTGGACGCAGCCCACTCGTTCGGCCAGCAccacgtcgacgtccagAAATCCGACCCCGACTTTTTCATCTCCAACTGCCACAAATGGCTCATGAC CTTCCGAGGCGGTGCTATCATGTACGTCGCCAAGCGCAACCAGTGCCTCGTTCGCTCTTCGTTCCCGACGGGCCACTACTACGAGTCGGAACGGTATCCCACCACCGGCTACGACCACCCCTGGGTGTTTGCGAAGCAATATAGCTGGAACGGGACCACCGACTTTACGTCGTACCTCACAATCCCCGAGGCAATCAATTTCCGCCAGGACattggcggcgaggaccgTATCATTGCCTACAACCACTCGCTTGCCGTCGC TGGCGGAAAGCGCCTTGCAAAGCGCTGGGGTACCCGCTTCATGGACAATGACAAGGGCGAGCTCACGGCGTGCATG TCCAACGTCGAGCTCCCCAACTTCCCGATAGCGAAGGATGGAAATGATGCTGTCAAGATGAACCGCTTCATCGAGAACGCGCTACTGTTTGACTATAACGCTTACGCGGCGCCC TTTTACTACAACAACGCGTGGTGGGCGCGATTCTCTGCCCAGGTctggctcgagctcgaggacttTGACTACCTCGCAGACTGCTTTGAGAAGATTGGGAAGAGGCTAGATGCTGGTGAACATCTCTTGCCCTTCGACACGAACCGAGAGTAG
- a CDS encoding uncharacterized protein (Aldehyde reductase I): protein MPTTEFTLSDGRKIPSVGLGTWQSPKGEVAKAVEHALKNSYRHIDCAWAYGNEAEVGEGIKKAGLPRDQFWITSKLFELHHHPEHVSLAIKDTLKNLGLEYLDLYLLHWNINFQVDAPEGVLPTREHALTDKESGKLLLDVDLCEDIMPTWREMEKLVDQGLVKSIGVSNLNINRVKKLLKEARIKPVVNQVELSIQCPQFELVDWLQKHNIQPQGYSPLGGTDGAALRQHPDIKKIADKHNVGPTTIMLSWLVQRGINPLPKSCTPSRIDENLKIIDLSPEEFEAVNNIARSVPHKRVCDQSNDFVPVYDIYQENDPEFNDKVQALKP from the exons ATGCCCACTACTGAGTTCACCCTCTCTGACGGTCGCAAGATCCCGtccgtcggcctcggcacc TGGCAGTCTcccaagggcgaggtcgccaaggccgtcgagcACGCTCTCAAG AACTCTTATCGCCATATTGATTGTGCATGGGCATACG GCAACGAGGCTGAGGTTGGAGAGGGCATCAAGAAGGCTGGTCTGCCCCGTGACCAGTTCTGGATCACGTCCAAGCTTTTCGAGCTCCACCATCACCCGGAGCATGTTTCGCTTGCCATCAAGGACACCCTCAAGaacctcggccttgagtacctcgacctctacctcctccactGGAAC atcAACTTCCAGGTCGACGCGCCCGAGGGCGTCCTCCCGACTAGAGAGCACGCCCTAACGGACAAGGAGTCGGGCaagcttctcctcgacgttgacCTCTGTGAGGACATCATGCCCACCTggcgcgagatggagaagctcgtcgaccaggGCCTCGTCAAGTCGATCGGCGTGTCCAACCTTAACATTAACCGCGTCAAGAAGCTTCTCAAGGAGGCGCGTATCAAGCCCGTTGTCAACCAGGTTGAGCTCTCGATCCAGTGCCCCCAGtttgagctcgtcgactggCTCCAGAAGCACAACATCCAGCCCCAGGGATACTCGCCGCTTGGCGGTACTGACGGGGCTGCTCTCCGCCAGCACCCCGATATTAAGAAGATTGCCGACAAGCACAACGTCGGTCCAACCACCATTATGCTCTCGTGGCTCGTGCAGCGCGGCATCAACCCTCTCCCCAAGTCGTGCACGCCCTCGCGCATCGACGAGAACCTTAAGATCATCGACTTGAGCCCCGAGGAGTTCGAAGCTGTCAACAACATCGCCCGCTCGGTTCCTCACAAGCGCGTATGCGACCAGTCGAACGACTTCGTGCCCGTCTACGACATCTACCAGGAGAACGACCCCGAGTTCAACGACAAGGTCCAGGCATTGAAGCCCTAG
- the BDF1 gene encoding uncharacterized protein (Bromodomain extra-terminal - transcription regulation) — protein sequence MFANSVISAQHHKVRPRPHHHIMSAEATGGSPVKPVLADGPAHSRIPTPPAPALSPEQPNGSTSYLPTLYPPKAASPLPGAHPTPADTTFDPIPASSAPGPAGGDNMDVDRGVSPGSAGTKRPGDSLLSEGAKRVKEGSARRSHSSTPQPHTEVRRSPPSATSHAQSTSSAPAPMVPGGESAAPVDPNAPPVVYPWTNFEPTKYLQGPGPMTRWTPQQHKYLLSSVRSMLKSNNAANFRHPVDVVLFNIPHYPNVIDRPMDLGTVETKLIASDPRGPPKDKSKAAKWDTSKGTYSSVSELTADVRQIWENTRKFNGRDHVVSQMASKLEEQYEKALRTLPSDAPLSVAASSPAAAQPPRRQSVSQTPTIRRDAESSRPKREIHPPPSKDIDYNSPGSLRKPKRRNDPQLQWAARAVLQLEKTTKYYDIVSPFLYSVAEIIAAIPAYTQVIKKPIDLLMIKQRIEDNSYDDASQIDADMRQMCNNARTFNPPGDSVHNAANALLQMWSEKWRSLPPKQELREPSEEAVADESDSEDDDKDVVRLREAKAERVQLDREIAELERKIANKPSKQRKQKVAPKAKAPIRKYSTTTKASPGGPSANGVQKKARKPKPEVMYRDDDESDDEVQAITIQQQQELADKIQTADADILGQAVAIIQATTNISGNEEIELDMNSLPPATVVKLYNLVCKGRKRGKKVKPQPRKSGFGGAPGRKHLNEQEEADRIRKMEAQLQAFDSRGPAQSFEEESSSEEESSDEE from the exons ATGTTT GCGAATTCGGTCATTTCAGCGCAACACCACAAAG TCCGACCCCGACCCCACCATCACATCATGTCCGCAGAGGCTACCGGCGGTTCACCTGTGAAGCCCGTCCTAGCGGACGGTCCCGCTCACTCTCGCATCCCCActcctcccgctcccgcGCTCTCGCCAGAACAACCCAACGGCTCGACGTCGTACCTCCCGACGCTCTACCCGCCCAAGGCTGCTTCCCCTTTGCCCGGCGCCCACCCCACGCCTGCGGACACTACGTTTGACCCTATCCCTGCATCATCTGCGCCTGGTCCGGCAGGAGGTGACAACATGGATGTCGATCGAGGGGTGAGCCCAGGCTCGGCCGGGACGAAGCGCCCTGGTGACTCGCTCTTGTCCGAAGGTGCGAAGCGTGTCAAGGAAGGTTCCGCGCGGCGTTCCCACTCTAGCACACCTCAACCGCACACGGAGGTGCGACGTTCTCCTCCGTCGGCAACTTCCCACGCGCAGTCCACTTCCTCAGCGCCTGCACCCATGGTTCCAGGAGGAGAGTCTGCTGCGCCGGTGGACCCTAACGCCCCGCCAGTGGTCTACCCCTGGACCAACTTTGAGCCAACAAAGTATCTGCAAGGCCCAGGACCGATGACGCGCTGGACGCCACAGCAGCACAAATACCTTCTGAGCTCTGTGCGCTCTATGCTCAAGTCCAACAATGCTGCAAACTTCCGCCACCctgtcgacgtcgtgctGTTCAACATCCCCCACTACCCCAACGTCATCGACCGTCCGATGGACCTTGGCACTGTTGAGACAAAGCTCATCGCCTCTGACCCCCGTGGTCCACCCAAGGATAAGAGCAAGGCCGCCAAGTGGGACACGTCCAAAGGAACGTACTCGTCTGTTTCCGAGCTCACCGCGGACGTGCGCCAGATCTGGGAGAACACGCGCAAGTTTAACGGCCGGGATCATGTCGTCTCCCAGATGGcctccaagctcgaggaacAGTACGAGAAGGCTCTTCGCACTCTCCCGAGCGATGCTCCCCTTAGCGTTGCCGCATCGTCGCCAGCTGCCGCCCAGCCTCCACGACGTCAGTCCGTTTCGCAAACCCCCACTATCCGTCGTGACGCAGAGTCGAGCCGTCCGAAGCGCGAGAtccatcctcctccctcgAAGGACATCGACTACAACTCGCCAGGCTCATTGCGCAAACCCAAGCGCCGCAACGACCCGCAGCTGCAATGGGCCGCACGCGCGgtcctccagctcgagaagacgaCCAAGTACTACGACATCGTGTCTCCCTTCCTCTACTCTGTTGCGGAGAtcatcgccgccatcccGGCCTACACGCAGGTCATCAAAAAGCCAATCGACTTGTTGATGATCAAGCAACGTATCGAGGACAACTCGTACGACGATGCGTCGCAAATAGACGCCGACATGCGCCAGATGTGCAACAATGCACGTACCTTCAACCCTCCCGGCGACAGCGTGCACAACGCTGCGAACGCACTGCTGCAGATGTGGAGCGAGAAATGGCGCTCGCTGCCACCAAAGCAAGAGCTTCGGGAACCGAGCGAAGAGGCTGTTGCGGACGAGTCCGACTCtgaagacgacgacaaAGATG TCGTGCGTCTCcgcgaggccaaggcggagCGTGTCCAGCTTGATCGAGAGATTGCGGAGCTCGAACGGAAGATTGCGAACAAGCCTTCAAAGCAGCGCAAGCAGAAGGTGGCGCCCAAAGCCAAGGCGCCAATTCGCAAGTACTCGACCACGACGAAGGCGTCGCCTGGCGGGCCTAGTGCGAATGGTGTGCAGAAGAAGGCTcgcaagcccaagcccgaAGTCATGtaccgcgacgacgatgagagtgacgacgaggtgcaggCGATCACCAtccagcagcagcaagaATTGGCAGACAAGATCCAGACCGCCGATGCCGACATCTTGGGCCAGGCGGTCGCGATTATCCAGGCGACGACCAACATCTCTGGT AACGAGgagatcgagctcgacatgAACTCGTTGCCACCGGCGACGGTTGTCAAACTGTACAACCTTGTGTGCAAGGGGCGCAAGCGCGGGAAGAAGGTCAAGCCTCAGCCGCGCAAGAGCGGctttggcggcgcgccTGGACGCAAGCACCTCAacgagcaggaggaggccgaccGCATTCGCAAGATGGAGGCGCAGCTGCAGGCGTTCGACAGCCGTGGCCCGGCACAGTCGTTCGAGGAGGAATCGAGCTCTGAGGAGGAgtcgagcgacgaggagtaG
- the CDC5 gene encoding uncharacterized protein (POLO box duplicated region), translating to MGTELLRARTTPLLATSTNTTGTGSHPSVPFPNERYQPTSPMIKKREHPYGRDDPYSADPYRRDVPKREAQDREMRERERRREVEKRETEKREAEAKAKADEARAARDKDPDPKKREHTRPPTVIVDREKGASYRRIGFLGEGGFARVYEIVDDEHDHKAVKVVNKSNIKTKRNKTKLWAEIKLHQMLKHPNIVRFDECFEDGENVYMVLELCDHGSLMDLLRRRKRYTEAEARFYLVQLIGACQYMQDTNVIHRDLKLGNLFLDRNMNVKVGDFGLAALIENPGDRKKTICGTPNYIAPEVLFDTANGHSFEVDVWSVGVILYTLLIGKPPFQTKEVKAIYRRIRENRYEFPEDKEISASAQNLIMSILNTDPQERPTLEEILQHQWFLDGPFPSHVPVSSNDSSPDFSHITAAQSRRNFDNVHRRATGQPESTTPPHPPRVDALGPSILAQERDFKAAVQPGSPISALLNSARQPLVQAPAGTRNSTLLRKLTEAGAASTLSPVRRGTAVRVPTALAGPGPLSRPPVMDNVAEDVEEEEDEGVDPGPATPRRPVRDRELAQQKARIVSEMARLRIAESDKGSDKEAPRKAFGEAMLQQPSSSLPVLKLPTRGNGYDRLEHNLTEALAAYKSHGGCRIPDGVSVEPPKVFVVSWLDYCAKYGMGFTMSDGTVSVHFNDSSSLALAPAKKHAEYIDGRRRDSFAMSTAPEGLTNKIFLLHKFEGYMLARLCGTYEYTWEDAERKRDLVYVEKYLRTKNVILFRLSNGILQFNFYDHTKLILSSDGLVVTIIDKNYARHCWTLASILQRQGDGERERAKLDRYVTKLEYARSLLARMRAHGGMGATAARVQEKERERERDRDREPRERERQRETRQPIRG from the exons GAATTGTTGCGTGCCCGCACCacgcccctcctcgccacctcTACGAACACAACAGGTACAGGCTCGCATCCCTCGGTCCCCTTCCCCAACGAGCGCTACCAGCCCACCTCACCAATGATCAAGAAACGCGAGCACCCCTATGGCCGCGACGACCCATACAGCGCGGACCCGTACCGCCGAGACGTTCCTAAGCGTGAGGCCCAGGATCGCGAGATGAgggagcgcgagcgacgGCGTGAGGTCGAGAAACGTGAAACCGAGAAACGTGaagccgaggccaaggccaaggctgaCGAGGCACGGGCAGCTAGAGACAAGGACCCAGATCCGAAGAAGCGGGAACACACGCGGCCGCCAACGGTGatcgtcgaccgcgagaAGGGCGCCTCGTACCGCCGCATCGGCTTCCTCGGTGAG GGCGGGTTTGCGCGGGTTTACGAGATCGTTGATGACGAGCATGACCACAAGGCTGTCAAGGTCGTCAACAAGAGCAACATTAAGACGAAGCGCAACAAGACCAAG CTCTGGGCCGAGATCAAGCTCCATCAGATGCTCAAGCATCCCAACATTGTGCGGTTTGACGAGTGCTttgaggacggcgagaacGTGTACATGGTGCTTGAGTTGTGCGACCACGGATCACTCATGGACTTGCTCCGGAGACGCAAGCGCTACacggaggccgaggcccgATTCTATCTCGTCCAGCTCATTGGTGCCTGCCAGTATATGCAGGACACAAACGTCATCCACCGTgacctcaagctcggcaacctcttcctcgaTAGGAACATGAacgtcaaggtcggcgactTTGGTCTCGCCGCCCTAATTGAGAACCCAGGCGATCGCAAGAA gacgATCTGCGGGACGCCCAACTACATTGCACCCGAGGTGCTGTTCGACACAGCCAACGGTCACTCGTTTGAGGTCGACGTGTGGTCAGTCGGTGTGATCCT CTACACGCTTCTCATTGGCAAGCCCCCATTCCAGACAAAGGAAGTGAAGGCCATTTACCGCCGCATCCGCGAGAACAGATACGAGTTCcccgaggacaaggagatctccgcctcggcccagAACCTGATCATGTCCATCCTCAACACCGACCCGCAGGAGCGGCCAACTCTCGAAGAGATCCTGCAGCATCAGTGGTTCCTCGACGgccccttcccctcccacGTTCCTGTATCGTCCAACGACTCGTCTCCCGATTTCTCTCACATCACCGCCGCCCAGAGCAGACGTAACTTTGACAACGTCCACCGGCGCGCTACCGGACAGCCCGAGAGCACtacccctccccaccctccacGCGTCGACGCTCTCGGCCCATCCATTCTCGCACAGGAGCGCGACTTCAAGGCCGCCGTGCAGCCAGGGAGCCCGATCTCGGCGCTCCTCAACTCGGCGCGCCAGCCGCTCGTGCAGGCACCAGCGGGTACCAGGAACAGCACGCTGCTTCGCAAGCTAACCGAGGCTGGGGCGGCGAGCACCCTCAGTCCTGTGCGCCGGGGGACAGCCGTGCGTGTTCCGACCGCCCTGGCTGGTCCTGGACCATTGTCCCGCCCACCAGTGATGGACAACGTCGCggaggatgtcgaggaggaggaagacgagggcgtcgatCCTGGGCCTGCGACACCACGGCGCCCTGTGCGCGACCGCGAACTCGCGCAGCAGAAGGCGCGCATCGTCTccgagatggcgaggttgcggaTCGCCGAATCAGACAAGGGCTCTGACAAGGAAGCTCCAAGAAAGGCCTTTGGTGAGGCGATGCTGCAACAGCCTTCATCATCCCTTCCTGTGCTCAAGCTCCCGACACGCGGAAACGGGTATGACCGTCTCGAGCACAACCTTACTGAGGCGCTGGCAGCGTACAAGAGCCACGGTGGATGCCGTATTCCAG acggCGTGAGTGTGGAGCCACCCAAGGTGTTCGTCGTATCGTGGCTCGACTACTGCGCAAAGTACGGCATGGGCTTTACGATGAGCGACGGTACAGTGTCTGTGCACTTCAACGACTCGTCCTCTCTCGCACTTGCGCCGGCCAAGAAGCACGCCGAGTACATTGACGGGCGGCGACGTGACTCGTTCGCCATGTCCACAGCCCCCGAAGGGCTCACCAACAAGATCTTCCTCCTTCACAAGTTCGAGGGCTACATGCTGGCGCGGTTATGCGGAACGTACGAGTACACGTGGGAGGATgccgagcgcaagcgcgacctcgtctaTGTGGAGAAGTACCTGCGGACAAAGAACGtcatcctcttccgccTCTCTAACGGGATCCTCCAGTTCAACTTCTACGACCACACCaagctcatcctctcctctgACGGCCTCGTTGTGACCATCATTGACAAGAACTACGCCAGACACTGCTGGACGCTTGcctccatcctccagcgacagggcgacggcgagcgcgagcgggCCAAACTCGACCGCTACgtcaccaagctcgagtATGCGCGGTCGCTACTTGCTCGCATGCGCGCGCACGGAGGCATGGGTGcgacggccgcgcgcgtgcAGGAAAAGgaaagagagagggagagggacaGGGACAGGGAAccgcgcgagcgtgagcggcAACGCGAGACGCGTCAGCCCATCCGCGGGTAA
- a CDS encoding uncharacterized protein (Nucleotidyltransferase domain), which produces MADTSFADGDLFIGLGSQPGSQGKFKVPPPPKGKKRKGEQIGNVKRKRVKHQQHPQPLPGKGKGKPKPQNTKWKEKKDAQSRQIKRSRTAFRELGVSGVSKGSPWADDVDWERCRDPAEMLNEEVTAFYNFVTPTEGEYEVRKHVIEFISAQVRKWKPEMEVVAFGSWQTQLYLPMGDLDLVVVPPLTRPWSNKDTANFLTNLSVVLRNSGIADKIALVLGAKVPIIKFVTRPQYGNIPVDISFNQTNGIDSGKIITHYLDALPGARELITVVKYFLSQRQMNEVFTGGLGSYSVICLVISFMQMHPKLRRAEMDAQRNLGTLLLEFFELYGRSFNYDTVGISIRRGGQYFLKRDRGWTKKAGNPTPFLLSIEDPQNVDNDISGGSYGLPRVKMTFAGAYDMIRQRMFDRAAQILARDAHDKPPRQPQSPDDYSILSCILGVEKDTIDFREHIEGLYEHGDLAADLDAFIQRHNVKGARLQNTPLPPSLQSKRRAHSSDMDLESGETSNAEGGGDGEVEEYKVEEVSRSGAIVIDDSEVSDGASSHTSSSGEDEEEDEVEDRRSVSEDKGLYETESDASDSRYTAAMDAATKRRKGKGNARRDDGAFSAALVEGEEVDELDSTSDEEAPKKPNGVYAASAGPSRTNSPPLRILGASARSAPASPNGRSKRPERWVRPAERARYWAAKSAAEPVDLTNDSD; this is translated from the exons ATGGCGGACACGTCCTTTGCTGACGGTGACCTTTTCATCGGACTGGGTTCGCAACCTGGCTCACAGGGGAAATTCAAGgtaccaccaccaccaaaAGGCAAAaagcgcaagggcgagcaAATCGGCAATGTCAAGAGGAAACGCGTCAAGCATCAGCAGCACCCACAGCCGCTCCCGGGGAAGGGTAAAGgcaagcccaagccgcAGAACACCAAATGGAAGGAGAAGAAAGATGCCCAGTCGCGGCAGATAAAGCGGTCGAGAACCGCGTTCCGCGAGCTGGGGGTGAGTGGGGTCTCGAAGGGGAGTCCATGGGCCGATGATGTCGACTGGGAACGCTGCCGCGACCCCGCAGAAAT GCTCAACGAGGAAGTCACCGCTTTCTACAACTTCGTCACCCCCACCGAGGGCGAATACGAGGTGCGCAAGCACGTAATTGAGTTCATCTCAGCACAAGTCCGCAAGTGGAAgcccgagatggaggtTGTCGCGTTTGGCTCCTGGCAGACCCAGCTGTACCTTCCCATGGGtgatctcgacctcgtcgttgtcCCTCCACTCACAAGACCGTGGAGCAACAAGGACACGGCCAACTTCTTGACCAACCTCAGCGTGGTCCTCCGCAACTCGGGTATCGCGGACAAgatcgcgctcgtcctcggcgcaaAGGTCCCGATTATCAAGTTTGTCACACGCCCGCAGTACGGGAACATCCCCGTCGATATCTCCTTTAACCAGACCAACGGCATTGACTCTGGCAAGATCATCACGCATTACCTGGACGCGTTGCCAGGCGCACGCGAGCTCATCACCGTCGTCAAGTATTTCCTCTCCCAACGGCAGATGAACGAGGTCTTCACTGGCGGCCTGGGAAGCTACTCCGTCATCTGCCTCGTCATCAGCTTCATGCAGATGCACCCGAAACTCCGGCGGGCGGAAATGGACGCGCAGCGCAATCTCGGCACGTTGCTGCTCGAGTTCTTCGAACTGTACGGTCGCAGCTTCAATTACGACACTGTCGGCATCTCCATTCGCCGCGGAGGCCAGTACTTCCTCAAGAGAGACCGCGGTTGGACGAAGAAGGCCGGCAACCCTAcacccttcctcctctccatcgAGGACCCGCAGAACGTTGACAACGACATCTCGGGCGGCTCGTACGGATTACCGCGGGTGAAGATGACTTTTGCCGGCGCCTACGACATGATTCGGCAGCGTATGTTCGACCGCGCAGCGCAGATCCTCGCCCGTGACGCGCACGAcaagccgccgcgccaaccCCAGAGTCCAGACGATTATTCGATCCTCTCGTGCATTCTTGGCGTGGAGAAGGACACGATCGACTTCCGCGAACACATCGAGGGGCTGTACGAGCAtggcgacctcgcggccgacctcgacgcttTCATCCAGCGCCACAACGTCAAAGGCGCGCGTTTACAGAACACTCCCCTCCCGCCATCTTTGCAGAGCAAGCGTCGCGCCCACTCGTCGGACATGGACCtcgagagcggcgagaCGTCTAATGCGGAAGGCGGTGGTGAtggagaggtcgaggaatacaaggtcgaggaggtcagCAGGTCCGGCGCGATTGTCAtcgacgacagcgaggtGAGCGACGGCGCGAGCAGCcacacctcgtcctcgggagaggatgaggaggaggacgaggtggaagACCGCCGGAGCGTGAGCGAGGACAAGGGCCTGTACGAAACAGAGTCAGACGCGAGCGACTCGCGATACACTGCGGCCATGGACGCTGCCACCAAGAGACGGAAAGGCAAGGGTAATGCGCGACGGGATGACGGGGCCTTCAGCGCGGCGTTGgtcgagggggaggaggtggacgagctggacagcaccagcgacgaggaggcgccgAAAAAACCCAACGGTGTGTACGCTGCCAGTGCTGGGCCGAGCCGCACCAACTCACCACCTCTGCGTATACTTGGTGCGAGTGCCAGGAGCGCACCCGCGTCGCCGAATGGGCGGAGTAAGCGGCCCGAGAGATGGGTGCGGCCAGCCGAGCGGGCGCGGTACTGGGCTGCCAAGAGTGCCGCCGAGCCCGTCGACCTGACGAACGACTCGGACTAG